TTTTAGGACCAATGAAGAAGTTTTTATGGAATCCTTTGAGAAATATATAGGAAAAGATATAACACAGTTTAAAGAAAGATTTGATTATTTTTATGATGAGGGGTTTTTGGCAGCTAGGGATGCCGTAATTGAAGTTCCCATAATAAAAGATATAGTAAATCTTTTAAAAGAAAAGGGATACCAAATGGTAATAGCAACCAATGCCTTATTTCCTAAAAAGGCAATTCTTCATAGAATAAGATGGGCAGGATTTAATCCAGAGGATTTCATACATATTACTTCCTATGAAAAAAGCCATTATTGCAAACCTCAAATTAAGTTTTATGAAGAAATACTTCAAGATATAAAAAAGGATTCAGCGGAATGTATAATGGTAGGAAACGATGTGGAAGAAGATTTAGTTGCAGGGAAACTAGGAATGGAGACCTTTTTAATAGAGGATTTTGTTATTCGCAAGGGTGAAGACAAAATTGAAAGCACATATAAGGGCACATACGAAGATTTTTATAAATTTGTTGAAAGTCTTCCTGATATCCAAAACTTTCATAAAAAACATGGCTGTTCCCATAAGTAAATTCAAGCAATATGGTAAAAATA
The Candidatus Epulonipiscium sp. DNA segment above includes these coding regions:
- a CDS encoding HAD family hydrolase, whose amino-acid sequence is MNLSTILFDLDGTLLPLDMEKFMSIYFGEMGKFFADLINPKELVSSIWKATGDMVKNTDFRTNEEVFMESFEKYIGKDITQFKERFDYFYDEGFLAARDAVIEVPIIKDIVNLLKEKGYQMVIATNALFPKKAILHRIRWAGFNPEDFIHITSYEKSHYCKPQIKFYEEILQDIKKDSAECIMVGNDVEEDLVAGKLGMETFLIEDFVIRKGEDKIESTYKGTYEDFYKFVESLPDIQNFHKKHGCSHK